From a single Sulfolobus sp. E5-1-F genomic region:
- a CDS encoding DEAD/DEAH box helicase — protein MLDHLDQRLRKLIEEKNWIKLTKVQEMSYEPISNGYNTLIIAPTGYGKTEAAMFPILNRMLKEDVKPVTVIYITPLKALINDLLYRIDWWASRLGFLVNRKHGEVPQKEKNLRLKKIPHIIVTTPEGLEIDLDWASRFREHYKNVKWVIVDEIHELINSKRGTQLSILLERLKHFIGYDFQRIGLSATVSDEKKVAQFLFGSSERKMKIIRLNDTRNFEIKINKIDNNNFALWRNAAEKINQLIEKPTLVFTNSRFSTERLHEELEKLGNREIYVHHSSVSRDLKNLAEGELRNGNAKAVVCTKTLELGIHVGDIKKVIMLRPPTSVSSFLQRLGRSGHIVHGVPKGEIICFYDFDVLESLALYLSAKDGKMEKPFIDDGLDVVAREIVGMILQNQKIDIKEAFDIIRGTYIYRNLELSKLMDLIQYLVKNNIIKIEENYLKLGQGFFKIWRFNRDARSSWGKDFSEFFSLINNDETFTLKHNGVTVGEIDAVYVYKHVRANDVIRISGKFWKVLRINTHKNTIDVTPANEGEGEIPIWKGENTSKSPLIVDYIKKIIENFNEYYLTMNEIMDKSSKESIIKIFEEYRKLGLKIPSGDIILVENKEDEWLYTVLIDERISNTLSHILLYLVTKKYTLNASSRSSIYGFSIKGTPVDLFKDIINMDHRKIVKTILRSILRSPLYIATLKEIQPSFGKISKINPKEDKFLIKEALRQTIKRYFSIKKTLEFISKVKEGKIKMIYTENAGLLREAIFAHAQIRPWLSDLNLTIYQALKGGAYTVNELSEILGISAKSLENKLKQLRRNNNKYKVTSFVDVDSREIRWCLYEDFIDIVKSEEYYSSFSPLNNNEIFAVSLKSGDNQVEILFKPFDLSNNPEEILRKIPFNNIEEAKVREAIDTSYQFLQKYYHVGKDIIIYLLLNAVAYLQSLKYS, from the coding sequence ATGCTAGATCATCTGGACCAGCGATTAAGAAAGCTAATAGAGGAAAAAAATTGGATTAAGCTAACTAAAGTACAAGAGATGTCCTATGAACCAATTAGTAATGGATACAATACACTCATCATTGCACCTACTGGTTATGGGAAGACTGAAGCAGCAATGTTTCCGATATTAAATAGGATGTTAAAAGAAGATGTTAAGCCTGTTACTGTAATTTATATTACACCTTTGAAAGCACTAATTAATGATCTTCTTTATAGAATAGACTGGTGGGCTTCTAGACTAGGTTTTTTAGTTAACAGAAAACATGGAGAAGTTCCTCAAAAGGAAAAGAACTTACGATTAAAGAAAATACCTCACATAATTGTTACTACACCTGAAGGATTAGAAATAGATTTAGACTGGGCTAGTAGATTTAGAGAGCATTATAAAAACGTTAAATGGGTCATAGTTGACGAGATCCATGAGTTAATAAACTCGAAGCGAGGAACTCAATTATCAATACTACTTGAAAGATTAAAGCACTTCATTGGTTACGACTTTCAACGAATTGGCTTATCGGCTACAGTAAGTGATGAGAAAAAAGTAGCTCAATTTCTCTTCGGATCTTCTGAAAGAAAGATGAAGATAATAAGATTAAATGATACGAGAAATTTCGAAATAAAAATAAATAAGATTGACAATAATAATTTTGCTTTGTGGAGGAATGCTGCAGAAAAAATAAACCAACTAATAGAAAAACCTACATTAGTCTTTACGAATTCTAGGTTTTCTACTGAAAGACTTCATGAAGAATTAGAGAAATTAGGAAATAGAGAGATCTATGTACATCATTCGTCAGTTTCTAGAGACCTTAAGAACTTAGCTGAAGGAGAATTAAGAAATGGAAATGCCAAAGCGGTAGTATGCACTAAGACCCTAGAACTAGGAATTCACGTAGGAGATATAAAGAAAGTAATAATGCTTAGACCACCAACTTCAGTATCCTCATTTCTCCAGAGGCTAGGTAGAAGTGGACACATAGTCCATGGAGTTCCTAAGGGAGAAATCATATGCTTCTATGATTTTGACGTATTAGAGTCATTAGCACTATATCTTTCGGCAAAAGATGGAAAAATGGAAAAGCCTTTCATAGATGATGGGCTAGATGTTGTTGCAAGAGAAATAGTAGGTATGATATTGCAAAATCAAAAAATAGACATAAAAGAGGCTTTTGATATTATTCGAGGAACTTATATTTATAGGAATCTAGAATTGTCAAAGCTAATGGATTTAATACAATATTTAGTAAAGAATAATATAATAAAGATTGAAGAGAACTACTTGAAATTAGGACAAGGGTTCTTTAAGATATGGAGGTTCAACAGAGATGCTAGGAGCAGCTGGGGAAAAGACTTCTCAGAGTTCTTTTCACTGATTAACAACGATGAAACATTTACCTTAAAACATAATGGTGTAACCGTAGGTGAGATAGACGCAGTTTACGTATATAAGCATGTGAGAGCAAATGATGTAATAAGGATAAGTGGGAAGTTCTGGAAAGTATTGCGTATAAATACTCATAAGAATACGATAGATGTTACTCCAGCAAATGAGGGTGAAGGTGAGATACCAATATGGAAAGGAGAAAATACATCTAAATCTCCATTAATAGTAGATTATATCAAAAAAATTATAGAAAATTTCAACGAATATTATCTTACAATGAACGAGATAATGGATAAAAGTTCGAAGGAAAGTATAATTAAGATATTTGAAGAGTATAGAAAGTTAGGACTAAAAATACCCTCTGGAGATATAATACTAGTGGAAAATAAGGAGGATGAATGGCTTTACACTGTATTAATTGATGAGAGAATTTCAAATACTTTATCCCATATATTACTTTATCTAGTGACTAAAAAATATACGCTAAACGCTTCTAGTAGAAGTTCAATATATGGCTTTTCAATAAAGGGGACTCCAGTAGATTTATTCAAAGATATCATAAATATGGATCACAGAAAAATCGTAAAAACCATATTGAGATCCATATTGAGATCACCTCTTTATATAGCAACACTTAAGGAGATCCAACCAAGTTTTGGTAAGATATCAAAAATTAACCCAAAAGAAGATAAATTCTTAATAAAAGAAGCACTAAGGCAGACAATAAAAAGATACTTTAGCATAAAGAAAACATTAGAATTTATCAGCAAAGTTAAAGAAGGTAAAATAAAAATGATATATACTGAAAACGCAGGATTGTTGAGAGAAGCGATATTCGCTCATGCACAGATTAGACCTTGGCTGTCTGATCTAAATCTAACCATATATCAAGCGCTAAAAGGTGGCGCGTATACAGTTAATGAGCTATCGGAGATTTTAGGAATCTCAGCTAAAAGTCTTGAAAATAAGTTAAAACAGCTTAGAAGAAATAATAATAAATATAAAGTAACGTCATTCGTAGATGTAGATAGTAGGGAAATTAGATGGTGTTTGTACGAAGATTTCATTGATATCGTTAAATCTGAAGAATATTATTCCTCATTCTCACCTTTAAATAATAATGAGATATTTGCAGTTAGCCTTAAGTCAGGGGATAACCAAGTAGAAATCTTATTTAAACCGTTTGATTTAAGTAATAATCCAGAAGAGATATTAAGGAAAATTCCATTTAATAATATAGAGGAGGCTAAAGTTAGAGAAGCTATAGATACTTCCTATCAATTTCTACAAAAATATTACCATGTAGGTAAAGACATTATAATATACTTACTGCTAAATGCTGTTGCTTACTTGCAAAGCTTAAAATACTCCTAA
- the alba2 gene encoding chromatin protein Alba2, translated as MTEKLNEIVVRKTKNVEDHVLDVIVLFNQGIDEVILKGIGREISKAVDVYNSLKDRLGDGVQLVNVQTGSEVRDRRRISYILLRLKRVY; from the coding sequence ATGACAGAAAAATTAAATGAGATAGTAGTTAGAAAAACAAAAAATGTAGAAGATCATGTTTTAGATGTAATAGTTCTATTTAATCAAGGAATAGATGAAGTAATATTAAAAGGGATAGGAAGAGAAATTTCTAAAGCGGTAGACGTTTACAATTCATTAAAGGATAGATTAGGAGATGGCGTACAATTGGTAAATGTACAAACTGGAAGTGAGGTTAGGGATAGAAGGCGTATATCATACATTTTGCTCAGACTTAAGAGGGTTTACTAA
- the rgy gene encoding reverse gyrase, which yields MINVMYKNSCPNCGGDISGDRLLNGLPCETCLPYITEIDGVDHTSKVKAIYNILLDNDKIKNYWNLYYNVTTFETVFKYFKDKTGYEPWSLQKLWLRRLVSNQSFTMSAPTGLGKTTTLMTYSVFIGQDVVYIVPTKSLMEQVCKRLEKLGAQVSCGKVDQRKVSVITISYLNKNADSITSFKPNFVAIDDADAVIKSGKTTDRLVSLLGIPKDVYESAIQLIRLRNKYYFSNEYTEEIKEKIRELELKLAEFKDKISQLVIASATIRPKGIKQKALRLLTGFEPSSIQLYVRNIIDTYTDNLDLSIVKELGSGGLILVSKEYGRSGLNEIRKYVEDLGFNAKLAISGRKFLDDFSEGKVDILIGSASYYGVAVRGIDEPKRLKYVIYYGVPKIKAKLFDALSNPFTLLRVGKMIGIDFSELQNKILLLNPSEAQLLKFSIIKGEIINYPKLEQLRQELLYYISLVKDKLKEIGEETLISDNFVITKQNTNYYIMYPDMITYLQGSGRASRLYNGGLTLGLSIILVDDKYIFEILKKKMQKLFPNTNFTSLSSLNLHEIKTKLEESRKEEGNRAHFNISTGLFIVESPTKAKTIAKMFSRPSVRVINRVPVYETIIVDGNQIYVLDVVASKGHIVDLTLEDIGYYGVKVEDNGTIRPFYDLVKKCLDCNKTFSGTSDICPYCGSTNVQTSGTTVNLLRELSLSVDKVFIASDPDTEGEKIAYDLASFLSPYNSNVYRIVYHEITKRAILEALRNPMKINTNLVMSQIVRRIEDRWIGFTLSNLLKTKFNGYNHGAGRVQTPVLGWIVDRTMKYKSTMGYVVYIDIAGYSIKKYFSERKKMEEYVNNLKLVKIEKISDEKILLSPLPPFTTDTLLIEANMRYKLPANLVMKIAQDLFEAGLITYHRTDSTHISSVGIEIAKEYLQKQGLLKDFVPRSWESSEEGAHEAIRPTRAIDVNELIQEIEENPYKYPIRFSKLHFSIYDLIFRRFMASQMSHAVGTKSKYLIKLSKDDNVNIELLSNAEGGFIKVYPLKIYNLPLGEVQPKVSTGKGSSEQLLSYSDVISLMKSKGIGRPSTYAKTIENLVRHGYIVSSKRKSYLIATNRGISVYQFLSSKFHDLVSEGTTAKLMSKLDDIALSKLSASTVLLEIFGEISTLVNPLKSEQNV from the coding sequence ATGATTAATGTAATGTATAAAAATTCCTGCCCTAATTGTGGTGGGGATATTTCTGGTGACAGATTACTAAATGGTTTACCATGCGAGACTTGTTTACCGTATATTACTGAAATAGATGGTGTAGATCATACTTCAAAAGTAAAGGCAATATACAATATCCTACTCGATAATGATAAGATTAAAAATTATTGGAATTTATATTATAACGTTACAACATTTGAAACTGTGTTTAAATATTTTAAAGATAAAACTGGATATGAACCTTGGTCACTCCAAAAACTGTGGTTAAGAAGGCTCGTAAGTAATCAGAGCTTCACTATGTCAGCTCCTACTGGATTAGGAAAGACAACCACATTGATGACATATTCCGTATTTATCGGTCAAGACGTAGTATATATTGTTCCTACAAAGTCCTTAATGGAACAAGTTTGTAAAAGACTAGAAAAATTAGGTGCTCAAGTATCTTGTGGAAAAGTTGATCAAAGGAAAGTGAGCGTAATAACAATAAGTTACTTAAATAAGAACGCGGATTCAATAACAAGTTTTAAGCCAAATTTTGTAGCAATAGACGACGCAGATGCCGTAATCAAAAGTGGTAAAACTACTGATAGATTGGTTAGCTTGTTAGGGATACCAAAGGATGTCTATGAAAGCGCAATTCAACTGATTAGACTAAGAAATAAATACTATTTCTCCAATGAATACACGGAAGAAATTAAAGAGAAAATTAGGGAATTGGAGCTCAAGTTAGCCGAATTTAAGGATAAAATTTCCCAACTAGTTATAGCTAGCGCAACAATACGACCTAAAGGTATTAAGCAAAAGGCTTTAAGATTACTAACTGGTTTTGAACCATCTTCTATTCAGTTATACGTTAGGAATATCATTGACACTTACACTGATAATTTAGATCTTTCAATAGTTAAGGAGCTGGGAAGTGGTGGATTGATTCTGGTCTCGAAAGAATATGGGAGATCTGGATTAAATGAAATAAGGAAATATGTTGAGGATTTAGGTTTTAATGCTAAGTTAGCGATTAGTGGAAGAAAATTCCTTGATGATTTTTCTGAGGGTAAAGTAGATATTCTAATAGGTTCTGCATCTTACTATGGTGTTGCTGTTAGAGGGATTGATGAACCTAAAAGATTAAAATACGTAATATACTATGGAGTCCCAAAAATAAAGGCTAAGCTATTTGATGCGTTATCTAATCCATTTACTTTACTAAGAGTAGGCAAAATGATTGGGATTGATTTCTCGGAATTACAAAATAAGATTTTACTACTGAATCCTTCTGAGGCTCAGTTGTTAAAGTTCTCTATAATAAAAGGGGAGATCATAAACTATCCAAAACTAGAACAACTAAGACAAGAATTACTGTACTATATCTCCCTAGTTAAAGATAAGTTAAAGGAGATAGGAGAGGAGACTTTAATTTCAGATAATTTTGTGATTACCAAGCAAAATACAAATTACTATATTATGTACCCAGATATGATAACATATTTGCAAGGATCTGGAAGGGCAAGCAGACTTTACAATGGAGGATTAACTCTTGGGTTGTCAATAATTCTAGTAGATGATAAATACATCTTTGAAATATTGAAAAAGAAGATGCAGAAATTGTTTCCTAACACTAATTTTACTTCATTATCCAGTCTAAATTTGCATGAAATAAAAACTAAATTGGAAGAATCCAGAAAAGAAGAGGGAAATAGAGCACATTTTAATATATCAACTGGTTTATTCATAGTAGAATCTCCAACAAAAGCAAAGACTATAGCTAAAATGTTTAGCAGACCTTCGGTTAGGGTGATAAATAGAGTACCAGTATACGAAACTATTATAGTAGATGGCAATCAAATATATGTGCTAGATGTAGTAGCCTCAAAAGGTCATATTGTTGATCTAACCTTAGAGGACATAGGATATTATGGGGTAAAGGTAGAGGATAATGGGACTATAAGGCCATTCTACGACTTAGTAAAGAAGTGCCTAGATTGTAATAAGACATTTTCTGGTACTTCAGATATATGTCCCTACTGTGGCTCTACAAATGTTCAAACATCTGGGACTACGGTTAACTTACTCAGAGAGCTATCGTTGTCAGTGGATAAAGTGTTCATAGCGTCTGATCCAGACACTGAAGGTGAGAAAATAGCATATGACTTAGCTTCATTTTTGTCTCCATATAACTCCAATGTGTACAGAATAGTATACCATGAGATTACTAAGAGGGCGATACTCGAGGCACTGAGGAATCCTATGAAAATTAATACTAATCTAGTAATGAGTCAGATAGTTAGAAGGATAGAAGATAGGTGGATTGGTTTCACGCTAAGTAACTTGCTAAAAACGAAGTTTAATGGTTATAATCATGGTGCGGGTAGGGTACAAACTCCGGTTTTAGGTTGGATAGTGGACAGAACGATGAAGTATAAGAGTACAATGGGTTATGTGGTCTATATTGACATTGCAGGGTACTCCATTAAAAAGTATTTTAGCGAGAGAAAGAAAATGGAGGAGTATGTAAATAACTTAAAACTTGTTAAGATTGAAAAAATCTCTGACGAAAAAATATTGCTGTCTCCTTTACCTCCTTTTACTACAGATACTCTACTTATTGAGGCTAATATGAGATACAAACTACCAGCTAATCTTGTAATGAAGATTGCTCAGGATCTATTTGAGGCTGGCCTAATAACATATCATAGAACTGATAGTACTCACATTTCCTCTGTAGGAATAGAAATAGCTAAGGAGTACCTTCAAAAGCAAGGTCTACTTAAGGATTTTGTTCCCAGATCGTGGGAATCGTCAGAAGAAGGTGCTCATGAGGCAATAAGACCAACTAGAGCTATAGACGTTAATGAACTAATTCAAGAAATTGAGGAGAATCCTTATAAATATCCAATAAGGTTTAGCAAATTGCACTTCTCAATTTACGACTTAATCTTTAGGCGATTTATGGCGAGTCAGATGTCTCATGCAGTGGGTACTAAGAGTAAATATTTGATAAAGCTAAGCAAGGACGATAATGTCAATATAGAATTATTAAGTAATGCTGAAGGTGGGTTTATTAAGGTGTATCCACTCAAGATATATAATTTACCTTTAGGAGAGGTTCAACCTAAAGTTAGCACTGGGAAGGGATCAAGCGAGCAATTGCTAAGTTACTCCGACGTAATATCGTTAATGAAATCAAAAGGGATTGGAAGACCCAGTACATATGCAAAAACTATAGAAAATCTAGTGAGGCATGGGTATATAGTAAGTAGCAAAAGAAAGTCATATCTAATAGCAACAAATCGTGGTATCTCAGTGTATCAGTTTCTAAGTTCCAAATTCCACGATCTGGTATCTGAAGGTACAACAGCGAAATTGATGAGTAAACTGGATGATATTGCGCTAAGCAAGTTAAGTGCATCTACAGTGTTATTAGAAATATTTGGTGAGATATCTACTTTAGTAAACCCTCTTAAGTCTGAGCAAAATGTATGA
- the alba1 gene encoding chromatin protein Alba1 yields the protein MSSGTPTPSNVVLIGKKPVMNYVLAALTLLNQGVSEIVIKARGRAISKAVDTVEIVRNRFLPDKIEIKEIRVGSQVVTSQDGRQSRVSTIEIAIRKK from the coding sequence ATGAGCAGCGGAACCCCAACTCCAAGTAACGTAGTCTTAATAGGAAAGAAACCAGTAATGAACTATGTTTTAGCAGCATTAACTCTGCTAAATCAAGGAGTAAGCGAAATTGTAATCAAAGCTAGAGGAAGAGCTATTAGCAAAGCTGTAGACACAGTAGAAATAGTAAGGAACAGATTCTTACCAGACAAGATAGAGATTAAGGAAATCAGGGTAGGAAGTCAAGTAGTAACAAGCCAAGACGGAAGACAATCAAGAGTTTCAACAATAGAGATCGCTATAAGGAAAAAGTAA
- a CDS encoding DEAD/DEAH box helicase yields MSLRTFYIKQWLDEDDFKRLLLFSRYLGRDTNGSQFVIDLERARRNGVKPSEIIEILEDYDVKLSQEDVTRLKENLLDCSFEIDGGKLIMKPYTYLADVLEKINERNENGEYKLKIKYDKQNRRFIIRPMDYFNLLQKLRENGLEVKELNLSFKEFEFEFNGQLREYQREAIENWIKNGNRGVIALPTGAGKTIVGIKGIDVIRKPTLIVTFTKEQMLQWKEAILRFTSKRPDIGFYYSEEKRIRPITITTYHTAYRHLPQLFDKFYLLIVDEVHHLPADKFKAIAEGLIAPYRMGLSATPHREDNKHNELFSLIGGIVYYKSVTELAKLGYLASYEIIQKKVRLTLEERKRYNELLNKFKTLSKGRKVSELIELVKKGDESAIEAMKVYNEMRKIVNFASEKMRALDEILKSEKGKILVFTQYVDQAEEIAKRYNCLILTGKMSKEERKRILMTFKTMSAGILVLTTVGDEGIDIPDANVGIIVTGTSSRRQFIQRLGRIMRPYNGKQAKLYEIVVSGTPEEYQAKKRKEMDIFTFEGMSYPSFENLDKD; encoded by the coding sequence ATGTCCTTGAGGACTTTCTATATCAAACAGTGGTTGGATGAAGATGATTTTAAGAGATTATTATTGTTCTCGAGATATTTGGGAAGAGATACTAACGGATCTCAGTTTGTAATTGATCTGGAAAGAGCTAGAAGAAATGGAGTAAAACCTAGCGAGATAATAGAAATCTTAGAGGATTATGACGTGAAGCTTTCTCAAGAGGATGTTACAAGATTAAAGGAAAACCTCTTAGATTGTTCCTTTGAAATAGATGGTGGCAAACTAATTATGAAACCATATACTTATCTTGCGGACGTTCTAGAGAAAATTAATGAAAGAAATGAGAATGGAGAATATAAGCTCAAAATTAAATATGATAAGCAAAATAGAAGATTTATAATACGTCCGATGGATTATTTTAATCTATTGCAAAAATTGAGAGAAAATGGATTAGAGGTCAAGGAATTAAACCTTTCATTCAAAGAGTTTGAGTTTGAATTCAATGGACAATTAAGGGAATATCAGAGAGAGGCCATAGAAAATTGGATTAAGAATGGAAATAGGGGAGTTATAGCACTGCCGACAGGAGCTGGAAAGACGATAGTTGGAATAAAAGGTATAGATGTGATCAGAAAGCCTACTCTCATTGTAACCTTTACCAAAGAGCAAATGTTACAATGGAAAGAGGCTATACTAAGGTTTACCTCAAAAAGGCCTGACATTGGATTTTATTACTCAGAGGAAAAGAGAATAAGGCCAATAACCATAACTACTTATCATACGGCGTATAGGCATCTTCCACAACTATTTGACAAATTTTACCTGCTAATAGTTGACGAGGTTCATCATTTACCTGCAGATAAATTTAAAGCAATAGCAGAAGGTTTAATAGCTCCTTATAGAATGGGTCTTTCGGCAACTCCTCATAGAGAAGATAACAAACACAATGAGTTATTTAGTCTTATAGGTGGAATAGTATATTATAAATCAGTCACTGAACTAGCTAAGTTAGGTTATCTAGCCTCCTATGAGATAATTCAGAAAAAAGTAAGACTAACCTTAGAAGAGAGAAAGCGATACAATGAACTATTAAATAAGTTTAAGACACTATCTAAAGGCAGAAAGGTAAGTGAGTTAATTGAACTAGTAAAGAAAGGTGATGAAAGTGCTATTGAAGCCATGAAGGTTTATAATGAAATGAGAAAAATAGTGAATTTTGCTTCAGAGAAAATGAGAGCATTGGACGAGATACTTAAATCCGAAAAAGGAAAAATTCTAGTATTTACGCAGTATGTTGACCAAGCCGAAGAAATAGCAAAAAGGTATAATTGCTTAATTTTAACAGGTAAGATGTCTAAAGAGGAGAGGAAGAGAATTTTAATGACCTTTAAAACTATGAGTGCAGGAATTCTTGTTTTGACTACTGTGGGAGATGAGGGAATCGATATTCCGGATGCTAATGTAGGAATTATTGTAACTGGAACAAGTTCTAGAAGGCAATTTATTCAAAGATTAGGTAGGATTATGAGGCCTTATAATGGCAAACAAGCAAAGCTTTATGAAATAGTCGTAAGTGGTACTCCAGAGGAGTATCAGGCTAAAAAGAGAAAAGAAATGGATATTTTCACATTTGAGGGGATGTCTTATCCATCCTTTGAAAACTTAGATAAAGATTAG
- the gatC gene encoding Asp-tRNA(Asn) amidotransferase subunit GatC, whose product MKIEVNENLIKHLENLSLIQLSSNEEKMLENDIANIIKFFEKINELDLSNVEPLFHPLPQGRLRKDTPRDPLDRENALKNVKRKENGYIIGPRTYGE is encoded by the coding sequence ATGAAAATAGAGGTCAATGAGAATTTAATTAAACATTTAGAAAACTTATCTTTAATTCAATTAAGTAGTAATGAGGAGAAAATGTTGGAAAATGATATAGCAAATATCATAAAATTCTTTGAGAAGATAAACGAGCTTGATTTAAGTAATGTAGAACCGCTATTTCATCCTCTCCCGCAAGGGAGACTAAGAAAAGACACTCCAAGAGATCCATTAGATAGGGAAAATGCACTCAAAAACGTAAAAAGAAAAGAAAACGGATATATAATAGGACCTAGAACTTACGGTGAATAA
- the gatA gene encoding Asp-tRNA(Asn)/Glu-tRNA(Gln) amidotransferase subunit GatA translates to MILDLVNDLKNRNLEAEEYVERTYEKIGKYDKYINAFITIRNKEEVLREVKENINKGGKLAGVLIAIKDNISTKGIRTTCASKMLEDYIPPYDATVIEKLKKEGAVIVGKTNMDEFAMGSTTETSYFGPTRNPWNLERTPGGSSGGSGASLAAGYVELALGSDTGGSIRAPAAYNAIFGLKPSYGTVSRFGLVAYANSLEQIGPMAKNAEDLGLLLSIIAGPDERDATTIDFSLNFELKEQSVKNVRIGVLSDILEMSEKPVSGVIKDVINKLSSEGAIIEDTKLGYAEYALPAYYIIAMSEASSNLARYDGVRYGYSKYMEGNWREVYAKNRGEAFGIEVKRRILLGSFILSAGYYEEFYLKALKVRNLIKKSLDELFKKYDILLSPTMPILPPKLGEVVNDPVRMYAMDLNTVIANLAAIPALSMPAGFYNNLPIGLQLMGKYLSDIYLINISSYIERNVTKLYNLTAPIKI, encoded by the coding sequence ATGATACTCGATTTAGTAAATGATTTGAAAAATAGGAACTTAGAAGCTGAAGAATACGTTGAGAGAACATATGAGAAAATAGGTAAATATGATAAGTATATCAACGCGTTTATAACTATTAGAAACAAGGAAGAGGTGTTAAGGGAAGTAAAAGAAAACATTAACAAAGGGGGTAAATTAGCAGGAGTACTAATTGCTATTAAGGATAACATCTCAACCAAGGGAATTAGAACTACTTGTGCATCAAAGATGTTAGAAGATTATATACCTCCATATGATGCTACAGTAATTGAAAAATTAAAGAAAGAAGGAGCTGTAATTGTTGGAAAAACAAACATGGACGAATTCGCTATGGGTTCAACGACGGAAACGAGTTATTTTGGTCCTACTAGAAATCCTTGGAACTTAGAAAGAACCCCCGGTGGTTCATCCGGAGGTAGTGGAGCATCTCTAGCAGCCGGATATGTCGAATTAGCATTAGGTAGCGATACTGGAGGTTCTATAAGAGCACCAGCTGCATATAATGCAATTTTTGGTTTAAAGCCATCTTATGGTACAGTGAGTAGATTTGGTCTAGTGGCTTATGCAAACAGTTTAGAACAAATAGGACCAATGGCTAAAAATGCAGAGGATTTAGGATTACTTCTCTCAATAATAGCTGGACCTGATGAGAGGGACGCTACTACAATTGATTTTTCTCTAAATTTTGAGTTAAAGGAGCAAAGCGTAAAAAACGTTAGGATAGGTGTTCTTAGTGATATCTTAGAAATGTCAGAAAAACCAGTGTCTGGTGTGATAAAGGACGTTATAAATAAACTATCTAGTGAAGGAGCAATAATTGAAGATACTAAATTAGGTTATGCAGAATACGCACTACCAGCATACTACATAATAGCAATGTCTGAAGCAAGTTCTAATTTAGCTAGATATGATGGAGTTAGATATGGATACAGTAAATATATGGAAGGTAATTGGAGAGAGGTTTATGCTAAAAATAGAGGAGAAGCGTTTGGTATAGAAGTAAAGAGAAGAATTCTCCTTGGTAGTTTTATCTTAAGTGCTGGATATTATGAGGAATTTTACCTCAAGGCGTTAAAGGTTAGAAATTTAATTAAGAAAAGCCTAGACGAGTTATTCAAAAAATATGATATTTTACTTTCTCCTACAATGCCTATATTACCGCCTAAATTAGGTGAGGTAGTTAATGACCCAGTGAGAATGTATGCAATGGATCTAAATACTGTAATAGCTAACTTAGCTGCAATACCAGCATTATCTATGCCAGCAGGATTTTATAATAACTTACCAATAGGATTACAATTAATGGGAAAATATCTATCAGATATTTATTTAATTAACATATCATCCTATATAGAGAGAAATGTAACAAAATTGTACAATTTAACTGCACCAATTAAGATCTAA